TAATAAGAAGCTGATCAGGCAGGACACACAGATATACTCAGATCAGGCAGTGTTTAGAGCACACTAGGCCAGTTTAACTCGAGTTTGTGTCAGTGCCGCATGAGGCCTACAGCACGAGTGTCGCTCCCGCCGCCGCCGCCAGAGGCCGCTGCCGCCCGCGTCCATCCGCAGCGCTGGAAACTTTCAATTCAACAATAAAATCAAGCAATAATGTCacatattacaacattttcagaCTCATTTTAACATCGTTTAGCATTAAATACTAAAGTCACAGTTGAATAACTGTCATACATCTGCACATGAAACGATTTTCGCAGCTGTATTTGATATTTATAGGTATTTATTATGTTATATAATTAAACTAAGTACATTTTCTGAACGAATGTTTACAATCTCAGAGCAAATGCTTTACTTTTTTAGTGTGAAGTACAATATTTTCACACCtaacagttttatttttactaatgctatttcatttattattattttttttatttgtagatttgtatattttaaatttgcagACGACGacgataatgatgataataataaaataaaacgcaTGCTAATTTTCCACCTCGAGTTTTAACGCACCgggttttttttctattaatcgcgtttatttattgttttatgtgCATTTCTCTATTGCATTACAATAGTTTCCTCTGAATGCGGTGAAATTGTGTTATTTTCCCTCAAATATCGACGACGGCGAGCGATCATGACACATTTGAGACGCACAGAATCACATATTAAACACtttctttaatgtgttttaaaggCAGTTTCTCAAAATGGCGGAGCAGGAATTATATTCACTATATAATTGAAAGACACAGGCCTGCGAATCGCGTCATTATTGCTGATCAATGACATTTAAAGTGAATGATTGAGCTGATCGAGGAGCTGATCGAGACATGTTTTGTTTCGCACGATCAGTTCCTGCATTTACACACTCCTGCTTTACATTATTCCCCTCAGACTCACAAATACACGCTTTATTCGTGCTATCATGAACACTTTGATCCTTTCTATCGACTGCGGCTATTTTGAGAGTCATTCATTAGCGTTATTCTTTATTTCATActctgtgtctctctctcttcctgctGCTCATATTATTGATGACACGTCCAGGCGTTTTCTACTTTATATctaactttcattattattccGTCACATTAAACCTCCCGCGAAAGTCTAACAAGGTTTATTACACAATATAAAATGCTACACGAGCAGTTTATCCTAGCGTGCGATTGTTTTAATTTGTCTGTTTCTTACCCAAATTCTCCCACGAGTACTGAGAAATTGGCCAGGCGGACTCCAGTGCGCATGCGCACAGCCGTCGCGCTTCACACTCGCCCATCATGACAATATCGAAAGTTTTGCGCTGAAAGAATCCCGACGGATCTCGACGGTGTCGCTCCAGCCTGCTCTCAACGCTGCCCGAGCGGCTTCTGAGGTGCAGAGAGGGGGTCTGATGGCGGAAAACATCGCCATTGCTGttttgttactaaaaataaattcCTGCATGCGACCGAGCCGTCTAAAATGCGCATAAACGCCTCAGTAAATACAAACAATCGAGCTGTCGAGTGATAAGTGTGGTTTGATTGAGGGAGATGGAGAAATGTGATGCTGTCTGCACTGAACAACACACACTGCTGTAGCCTATAGCCTACTACACTATATAGCACACTAAACAACAGCCCTGctaacaaaaacatgttttgctaagttaagttatgaaaacattatttctgaacattcaaaacaacaaaataacctACTAGAACTACATTAAACTATACTGAATATTATTGTTTAGCTTTAGatcaacaaaaatattgagTTATACTAAAGAAACACACTATATTCAGCTGTACACAACAATAGACTATATAACAATACAACCCAACCCaatggctgggttaaaacaatctaatcactgggttaaaacaacccaatggctgggttaaaacaatctaatcactgggttaaaacaacccaatcgctaggttaaaatagcccaatcactgggttaaaaaaaacaatccaactgctgggttaaaacagctcaatcGCTAGGTAAAAATGGCCCGATCGcaggggttaaaacaacccaatggctgggttaaaacaatctaatcactgggttaaaacagcccaatcgctgggttaaaagaaTCCATtcactaggttaaaacaacccaatcgctgagttaaaaaaacccagtcactgggttaaaacaatccaatcactAGGTTAAAAAAGCCCAATCGcaggggttaaaacaacccaatcgctgggttaaaacaatccaactgctgggttaaaaaaaaacaatcgctgggttaaaactacctaatcactgggttaaaacagtccaatctctgggttaaaacaatccaactgcagggttaaaaaaaaaaacagtcgctgggttaaaacaaaccaactgctgGGTTTAAACAGCTCAATCGCTAGGTTAAAATAGCCCAATCGCAGGGGTTAAAACTGCCCACtgcccaattgctgggttaaacaagccgctgagttaaaacaatccaactgctgggttaaaacagctcaatcGCTAGGTTAAAATAGCCCATTCGCGGGGTTAAAaaacccagtcgctgggttaaaacaatccaatcgctgggttaaaacaacccagtcagTGGGTTataacagcccaatcgctgggttaaaacaattcaatcgctgggttaaaacagcccaatcactgggttaaaatagcccaatcgctgggttaaaacaatccaattgctgggttaaaacaacccaatcactgggttaaaacaatccaattgctgggttaaaataactcaattgctgggttaaaacaacccaattgctgggttaaaacaacgcagtcgctgggttaaaacaatccatttgctgggttaaaacaattcagttgctgggttaaaacaacccagtcgctgggttaaaacagcccattcgctgggttaaaacaatccaattgctgggttaaaacaacccagtcgctgggttaaaacaacccaatcgctgggttaaaacagcccaatctctgggttaaaacaatccaattgctgggttaaaacaacccagtcgctgggttaaaacaacccaatcactgggttaaaacagtccaatcgcaggggttaaaacaatccaatgtctgggttaaaacatgttttgctaagttaagttatgaaaacattatttctgaacattcaaaacaacaaaatagcCTACTAGAAATACATTAAACTATACTGAATATTATTGTTTAGCTTTAGatcaacaaaaatattgagTTATACTAAAGAAACACACTATATTCAGCTGTACACAACAATAGACTATATAACAATATGTTAACTGAACTAGATCAACACTTAACGAAAATATACTGAATTATATTCTAGTCCAATCTTTAAATGAGTGTGTTTGAACAGTTTTTATGAATATTTCACACTTCTGTTTGCGTTCACAACACGTAAATGTTGCTGACACTTTTAAAGCAATCATTTTATCTTTACTTCTTTGGCTCAAACACTAAATGACAAACTGATCAAATAAACCGGCCGTGTTATTAGGTTACCCTATGAAGCCATCTAGAGATgggtttaataattttattaagcaATTTGTTGTAGTTGAAACTGCTATTTATTAGTGCAATCCAATATTGTCATCCACACTTGATCTGATCAAACATGTTATTTATCTGGTAATCCACTAGAGATGtgaatattttgttttctgaTTTATTAAAGCAGTTTGGTCCGTGTGGACTggagctgcagtatgtggttttggtTTTAGTTTTGCCACTTCCAGTAGTGCAGTGTCACGTGTCAAATATACAAACAGCAAATGCTAACATACGGAATGTATGTTGCAAATTGAGTTCAAAGGTCAAAAAGACGCAGGCTAATCACAGCCACACTATACACACATCAGGTTTAGCGCTGGACCTCTTATTGAATCTCTACAGATTACATTTCTTATGCACTGATCATAGAAGATCGTCATCAGCACTGAAATTTGAAGCTTGTCAACTAATCTTGAAATATATTTCTTCATCTATAAGCAACTTTATTACCTTACccttcactcttaaaaataaaggttctttattggcattgatggttccatgaagaaacGCTCTCCATTACACAAAAGAtcctttatagtggaaaaaggttctttagattttaagaaaatggttcttttaagaactgatcactgaaagcttctttggggaaccaaaaatggttcttctatgtcagaggtgtccaatcctgctcttaaagggccagtgtcctgaagagttcagctccaaccacaactgaacacaaaaatgctgggttaaaaacaacccaagttgggttgaaaatggacagatccagcgattgggttgttttaacacagcggttgggttaaatgtttgcccaacctgctgagtagttttatttaactcaactattgattaaaaatgactatatggctgacttaaaatgaacccaaaatatgttggaaattaaaaatcagacacatgattactagaggcaacaataataatcaaaaggtaaacatttattaacaagcaatttaataaatctttattgtttaattattattcaataaacgtattaataatgttaatttactaaacgtattaataaatgttaattaattaataaagttTGAGCTCTGTAAGAGTGAGTGTtgcacctttgtttatcttaaatgttaatttccaacatactttgggttcattttaagccagcaaCACAGTAAATTTAAGCAATatttgagttaaaacaacccagcagatagggcaaacatttaacccaactgctgagttaaaacaatctattcactgggttaaaacaacccattcactgggttaaaacaacccaatcgctgagttaaaactacccaatccctgggttaaaacaacctaatcgctgggttaaaacaacccattcactgggttaaaacaacacaaacgctgggttaaaacaacccaatcactgggctaaaacaatccattcactgggttaaaacaacccaatcgctgggttaaaactaccCAATCACttggttaaatcaacccaatcgctgggttaaaacaacccaattgctgggttaaaacaacccaatcgctgggttaaaacagcccaactgcagggttaaaacaacacaatcgctgggttaaaagagCCCAATCGCtggcttaaaacaacccaatcgctgggttaaaacagcccaatctcTAGGTTAAAACAGCACAttaactgggttaaaacaacccaatcgcagggttaaaacaacccaatctctgggttaaaacagcccattcactgggctaaaacaacccaatcgcagggttaaaaaacaaaaaagtcgctgggttaaaacagccaatcTCTGgcttaaaacagcccaatcgctggcttaaaacaacccaattgctgggttaaaaaaaccaatcgctgggttaaaacagcccaattgctgggttaaaaaacaaaaaagtcgttgggttaaatcaacccaatcgcagggttaaaacaacccaattgctgggttaaaacaacccattcactgggttaaaacaacacaaacgctgggttaaaacaacccaatcactgggctaaaacaatccattcactgggttaaaacaacccaatcgctgggttaaaactaccCAATCACttggttaaatcaacccaatcgctgggttaaaacaacccaatcgctgggttaaaacagcccaactgcagggttaaaacaacacaatcgctgggttaaaagagCCCAATCGCtggcttaaaacaacccaatcgctgggttaaaacagcccaatctctaggttaaaacagcccattcactgggttaaaacaacccaatcgcagggttaaaacaacccaatctctgggttaaaacagcccattcactgggttaaaacaacccaatcgcagggttaaaaaacaaaaaagtcgctgggttaaaacagccaatcTCTGgcttaaaacagcccaatcgctggcttaaaacaacccaattgctgggttaaaaaacccaatcgctgggttaaaacagcccaattgctgggttaaaatacaaaaaagtcgttgggttaaatcaacccaatcgcagggttaaaacaacccaattgctgggttaaaacagcccaactgcagggttaaaacaacacaatcgctgggttaaaagagCCCAATCGCtggcttaaaacaacccaatcgctgggttaaaacagcccaatctctgggttaaaacagcccattcactgggttaaaacaacccaatcgcagggttaaaaaacaaaaaagtcgctggcttaaaacagcccaatcgctggcttaaaacaacccaattgttgggttaaaaaacccaatcgctgggttaaaacagcccaattgctgggttaaaacaatccaatcactgggttaaaacaacccaatcgctgggtttgtccattttcaacccaacttgggttgtttttaacccaacagtgtATGTTATAATTTTTTGCCATTAGAATTTCCTTTATTTAATCAAATTCTTCCTTAAATTTCATCAtgttcactttttaaaaatgatccaaaaggTGTTTCCTAACATGAATGACTGGGTTTTCAAACAAGTAGGCCTTAATTGTGTGCATGTGTTCCAGTtggtgtttatctgaaatctgcACCATTTCTAAATGCGCTCATAAATTAGCAATGCTAAAGAACAGATTCAACACAATATCCTGTGTTAGCCGGGTGCTAATGCGAGTATTCTAACACAGCCTTACTCGACGAGGAGTATTTTAAGTGTGTGTGGGCAATTAGTTAGCGTAGCCCAGGCCTGACGGTGGGCTTTATCCTGAAGAGATTTACGGAAGCGTTTTACAGAGTTGCTAATCCTATTAAGAGCAGCCATGACAGATGCGCAGATTCAGTGTTATGCTACCTGCTAGCGTCGATCAAAGAATCGCCGGCCATTCATGTTGTTGGACTACTGTTGCCGGTGCTGTGGGACCACTCTGATCAAACGCCATGGCCAGCTGCCAATCAACAGCAAGATCCATGACCCCTGGGTAAAGTCGTATCATCTGCGTTTGGTGCAGAAGCTTAGTTCACTCAGAACAGTAGCCACATGTCTGCATGCATTAGTTTGAGACGACTCTTAATGGAGCTATTCTGTGAACGAGTGACTCCTTATAGATGAGTAATTCAGGCTTCTATGAACAATAGAACATGTTTGACACTGCAGAAACAATAATGCTAACAAAACTAGGACTAACTCGTGTAGAAATATTTCCCATCACTGAAACGCACTGAGTCCATTTGTGTTGTTGTGTGCTTATTGACAGGTCGTTCTTCAAAACCTGTTGATGTGTATGGTGTGCTTCTACTCGGTGTACTATATTGTGGTCAGTCTCTGCATCGGCATTCTCAGGTGAGATTCTCCACACTGAGAGGCAcaacttcctctctctctctcgctctctctcttaTGTGGTGATGCATCTGACTTCctgtacagaaaaaaaatagtctACGTCAGTGGATCTCAGCGGTAATGTTATCCCAGGGATTGTTTTATGTAAATCACTGCTGCTGTTCTGTATGCATTCACAAAATAGTAATTTCTCATATTCAAACCATGaatatcatgttatttattAGCATGTTGTTGGGCCTATGCGGTTcatgttatatttaaaacatttaaaggttTGGACATTTTTGTACCAAACAATTTTGCTACCGCGTCGGGTTATATGTGATGTAAAATCTTCGGTTCTGTGGGGTTCTATGTGAACAATAATTTAGGAAATGTTCCTACAatctattttttaaaacatccaggtgcacaaaaaaaatgttcctTAATGCTTCCCGCTTTGTAAACCACAGAACGATAGTCTACAGAACCCCCTAATGGTACAAactttacaaattatttttattatatgagCACAAAAAAGATTTGCTCCTCACTTTTGACATTGGATAAAATACATGGAATTTAGGATCCCACACTAATGAGGTCCcacacttttagaagaaaatgttCTATATGGAACCATAAAGGGTTCCGTCAGACACTTCATATAAAAAATTCacatcatgggatcattttattgATTTAGTATGGATTTACTTTActaattttgttttagttttttaatttaaattaaattttattaatcaaacagcttgtaaacatattttataacgttttaattttatattttataactttCTGGCAGAAAGCGTTTGAGTCAAAAACCCATGAGTTCTATATACACTCTAaacaaaatgctgggttgttttaacccaagtttgggtcaaatatggaccgttgggtttgtccatatttgacccaaacatgggttaaaacaacccaacattTTTAGAGTGCACTGGATGTTGGCTCaactaaaaaaatacatttttttacatttgcatcaATTTATTTGAGTTATTACAACTCAATTTACGTTCAGCCAACAAGCTACATTGAGTTAGATTAACTTGATAATTTGTAGTCGATTACTCAACAAACTTAAGTCACTTCAACTACCAGAGTTGTAGCCCTGGAACCAATTAGGCCTAATCTATTTCAGGTTCAATCAACAGCTATCATTGCAAACACTAACATAACTCATTTAACGAGCAAGTAAGATAGTACTTGTCACTGACATTAGTGCAGTCATTGATTATAGAGTCAACAGTGTTTACTTTCATATatctacacttcagcataatggtaaccacaaaCACTTCAACATCAcaaaaactcttttaaatgtcaaacataacagcattaaacactaacaggtctttcccttcactaaaaacaattaaattaatacttaatttcaacatttattctcttTATCCAGTCCTGTGCGAAGCATGTTGGAAATTAGAAATCCTTAGTTATCAAGACAATTTCATTAAGTCTTTTTAAGCCAATTAATGCAGAAATGTAAGTTTAAATTACAGACGATTTTAAGCTGAtgtaatgatcaacattattatgtcaacagaactctacaaaataatgtttgcaactgaaaaggtttaattaaaacaataaattagaatttttaactcacaaccatgcatttatttaagttgCAGTGATCATTTAACACACATCTTCATAAAAAAGACCGAAAGGTCCTATTTTGTGATCTATGCAACATTAGAATAGGCATGAATCTCCAGTGATATTCACTGTAATGGAGCAGGATCAGTTTTTGATGCATATGTCCTATGCCAAGAGTAGTAAATACCATTAACACTATAACAAATTCACATTCTTGATCTGAACTAAAGAGGTGCTACAGAAGTAAATCAAGCTGTTTGGGTGTTTATTTGTTGTCATCAGGGTGGAGGAGGTTGACAGCTTGTTAGCTCCTTTTGACTACACGACTCAACCATCATGGCAAAGTCCGAAATATTTAGGTAGGCTTCTTATACTACTTCTGTATAATGTGCATAATTAAACATGTTGGCAGTTGTCTTtcagatgtgtttgtgtgtttgttgtgcAGTGAGTGTGATCTCCACAGAGGTGACGTACGTTCTGGGCGGTCTGATATTCGCGTGGATCGTGGAGGAATGGGTGTGGGACTACGCCATCACTGTCACACTGCTGCACGTGGGACTGACCGTCGCTGGTGAGAACatataggcctggtttcacaaacagggtttagattaagccaggattaggccttagtttaattaggacatttaaaggattagttcactttcaaatgaaaattaccccaagctttactcaccttcaagccatcctaggtgtatatgactcttctttcagatgaacacaatcagagttatattaataaatatcctggtgcatccaagctttataatgacagtgaacgggaccaacaagtatgaagctcaagaaagtgcatccatccatcaaatgAGAAAGTATTATAGTGTTTGCCTTTTTTATAGCCAATGCTATAATACTTTTTCATATACAGTTTACTTTCTTTGTTTAACAGTTCTATCTCAGctctgtcaaaataaaagtctcgcTTAACTTAATGGCCGATgccaatatttaaaaaatgccaaACATCGGCCAATACATCGAATATATTGGTCGACCACTACAAATAACCATGAACAAAACTCGAACGTGAACCATGAACTAAACTTGAAACATGAACCATGGACTGAACGGCCGATATACAGATAAACAAAGCTTAGGAACAAGAAAACATGAGGGCTCTGTACTAAAGGACTAATAACATAAGTTACAATTGAAAGCAATAAACACTATGAACCAATGAAAGCTAAACAGAAGGACGCACATGACACGATCACATGAGGGGCAAGGGAATCACATGACATAAGCAGGAACCATGACTATgagaaattcaaaataaaagacatgaaaacatCTTGGTTACTGTTGTAACCTCCGTTCCCTGGTGGAGGAAATGAGATGTTGTGTTGATGACACTAGGGGTCACACTTGGGAGCCCCAAACACCTCTGATACTTGAAAAGGCCAATGAGAATGAGCTAGCAGAATTTGCATGCCACACCCCTGGACATATTGGTATAAAAGGAGATGGCTTGCAACACTCATTCAGGTTTGTGCTGAGGAACCAACACAGTGTCCTAGCCATCAGGTAATGGAGGTTACAACAGTAACCAAGACATTTCCTATCTGTCACTCACTTTGAAGTTGTGTTGATGTAGTGACAATAGGGATCCCTTTACAAAATGCCACAACCATCTAAACTGTGTTACAAGGTTTGGAGGttttgcagcagcagcagcagcagcagcaccgCCAAAGAGGACATGGCCCAGGGGAAGACATGGGGCCTAAGTACAAGGCATCCAAGGTTAGCCGGACATGGGGAACTAACGTGGACAAAAGAGTGCATGTTATCACCTCAGGGAGAGGAACGTGCTATGTGCAAGCGTTACACCTAGCCAGTTTCCCGAAAATTACCCGTTTGTACCTAATAACCCTTGGGACGAAACTGGCTCAACTTTTTATAAAATCTTGCGACTGTATTAGGTGTAGCACAGCCCACCGCTTTACAGATGTCTGCCAGAGAGGCGCCATTCGCTAGCAGCCAGGAGGATGCACTGCCCCTGGTGAAATGTGCTAACACTCCTGGGGGGCACTGCACACCCTGGGTTTGGAATACCAAAGAAATGGCATCCACAATCTAATGAGCAATCCTttgtttggagacagccttctCCTTCTATTTTCCCTCagaacagacaaagagctggtcagAGCATCAAAGCTCTCCATGCAGTCCAAATAAATGTGCAGGACATGCACTCTGGGTCTGCCTCGATATGATGGAGCACTCGCAAGTACACAACTTGATCCCTGATCCCTTTAATGTGATCTCTGCCACATTACCTCTCCTGTAAGATGGAAAGCACTGACCCAATAGCACACCTCTGTGGGTCTTTGCCTCAGGAAGAACATCAACTAGTGAAAAGATGGCACTTCAAAATATAGAGCCGTCTCATAGAGGGGGCACTGGCTTGAGTGATAGTGTCTATCACCGCTGGTGGTCTTTCGCATCCTGTCCAGGTTCCAGAGGTCAGGGTGCCAAATTTTGCCCTgcctctgagaaagaaggtccttCTTCAGAGGAACTTGCCTGGAAGGAGCTGTCACGAGAAGCGTGAGCTCCGAGGACCaagtccggttgggccagtaaggttCAATCAGCAGGATTTGTTCTCCCTAACCTTACAGAGTGTTTGTGCAATCAGGCTCACTGGGAGGAATACGTACTTGCAAAAAACCCCGGAGCCAGCTATGTGCCAGGGAATCTGTTCTAAGCGGAGCTTCGGAAAGGGCA
This genomic window from Chanodichthys erythropterus isolate Z2021 chromosome 4, ASM2448905v1, whole genome shotgun sequence contains:
- the tmem244 gene encoding transmembrane protein 244, translated to MCMVCFYSVYYIVVSLCIGILRVEEVDSLLAPFDYTTQPSWQSPKYLVSVISTEVTYVLGGLIFAWIVEEWVWDYAITVTLLHVGLTVAVMADFPSTEHWWIALGSGLLMMIFGGQLLAYRLFRNNFVHPADLQNF